The following proteins are encoded in a genomic region of Necator americanus strain Aroian chromosome II, whole genome shotgun sequence:
- a CDS encoding hypothetical protein (NECATOR_CHRII.G7923.T1) produces MMYGSETWAASSTVMERLDCTERKLLRRLLGYFWPRETGRSPCSTSSEEFVGFELEEAIWPKTEVMD; encoded by the exons atgatgtacggatcggagacgtgggcagcgtcatcaacggttatggagaggcttgattgcacggaacgaaagctgcttagacggctacttggctacttttggcctagg gagaccggcagatcgccttgttcaacgagttctgaggagttcgtcgggttcgagctggaagaagccatctggccgaaaacggaagttatgGATTGA
- a CDS encoding hypothetical protein (NECATOR_CHRII.G7922.T1) — MLLYSRKTMKKLRHVVNLLSKLAAAYGLRLCLDKCKQTWITLRPRMGIRVDGQPIQLVHEFCYLGCTLKNNGSYESDVQQRCAKAISAFQSLTKCLWSTPITNDVKLRVYLSAIRCIMYRSETWAAPSSGDDEA; from the coding sequence atgttgttatattcgcggaaaacaatgaaaaaacttcgacatgttgtcaaccttttatcgaagctggctgcagcctatggactacgtctatgccttgataaatgcaagcagacgTGGATCACTTTGAGACCTCGAatgggaatcagggtggacggacaaccgatacaACTCGTCcatgagttctgttatctgGGCTGTAccctgaagaacaacggcagctacgaaaGTGATGTTCAGCAACGATGCGCCAAAGCCATTTCCGCGTTTCAGTCTTTAACGAAATgcttgtggtcgacccccatcaccaacgacgtcaagctgcgagtatacctatccgcaattcgctgTATCATGTacagatcggagacttgggcagcaccgtcaAGCGGTGATGATGAGGCTTGA
- a CDS encoding hypothetical protein (NECATOR_CHRII.G7920.T3), with the protein MGSSAGAKQSPPPAPSKGGGDGESPAAEAPTVDSRLPYPNFRELFTLKNYWKTIRRNDKDCGKILLAKYLNQHPESTSLYPKLKNIDGATVDVSCNNPGFETVAANYLKVFDDVISAVEEKPGDVQPACDRLIAVGKMHRTKVSDMQNSAFQDMEEPFLNMVKEALQDRFNEKAEGLYRKFFQFCLKYLSSVQMTSNPQPTSSVPKAENKKDESPKNLLASNAAIKKDENPMILSAPKSQNKKDENPDVLSNLKEEEEKEERKSRGEKSRLSCKRKKVKGRRKSLKDQSQEVPRSPKEEKQKKRKKSRGKKSKLSCKRKKENGQRKPLKDQCQVFALDDVPTPSRTPRSSLSLTVSQRLEAIEAAERDIEKEMQEIVKEKQKIWQFWRNTKTQPLSRYLLTLPPLNSSLLLVLLCCAIKIIFCLYILSMLLHSYDSPLMYLLCFIVIHIGSTFATVELLIMRTKKVLWLCALVDATVILIVLVLLAIISTTKEGEGIVPVERVAGVSIVIGFLELLCLVHYYHIQYTIPAAKKSIKKVRREVELPCTCRIEQSEDVNSSTKRSTRSRRSQKSRKRSRSSRRRHSVELERPTRYEPCYCSCERERRVREIPIRKVSHEGPHEYREVPRGYTRCEYSCSCSSPPMRYVRNPYTGEIRRLSHSSL; encoded by the exons ATGGGATCCAGTGCTGGTGCTAAGCAATCACCTCCACCTGCACCATCGAAAGGTGGTGGTGACGGGGAATCGCCGGCGGCTGAAGCGCCTACTGTTGACTCGAGGCTACCGTATCCGAATTTTCGTGAACTGTTCACGTTGAAGAATTATTGGAAAACGATACGACGTAACGATAAGGATTGCGGGAAGATTTTGCTTGCCAa GTATCTAAATCAGCATCCCGAGAGCACCAGCCTATACCCGAAGTTAAAGAATATCGATGGAGCTACGGTGGATGTTTCATGCAATAATCCGGGATTTGAAACTGTTGCTGCTAATTACCTAAAG GTATTTGATGACGTAATAAGTGCTGTGGAGGAGAAACCTGGTGATGTACAACCGGCTTGTGATCGGTTAATAGCCGTTGGGAAGATGCACAGAACAAAG GTATCCGACATGCAAAATAGTGCGTTTCAAGATATGGAAGAACCGTTTCTCAACATGGTTAAAGAGGCGTTGCAAGACCGTTTCAATGAAAAAGCTGAAGGACTTTatcggaaattttttcaattttgcctaaaatatTT ATCGTCTGTTCAG ATGACATCAAATCCACAACCGACTTCATCCGTCCCAAAAGCTGAGAATAAGAAAGACGAAAGTCCGAAAAATCTGCTTGCTTCAAATGCTGCaataaagaaagatgaaaaccCCATGATCTTGTCAGctccaaaatctcaaaataAGAAGGATGAAAATCCAGACGTCTTGTCCAATCtaaaagaggaagaggagaaagaagaaaggaagtcAAGAGGCGAAAAATCGAGATTGTCATGTAAGAGGAAGAAAGTAAAAGGACGAAGAAAGTCGCTGAAGGATCAGTCTCAAG aagTTCCGAGAAGTCCAAAGgaggaaaagcagaaaaaacgaaagaagtcaAGAggtaaaaaatcgaaattgtcatgtaaaaggaagaaagaaaacggacAGAGGAAGCCGCTGAAGGATCAGTGTCAAG TTTTTGCACTCGATGATGTACCAACACCTTCACGAACGCCAAGATCCAGCCTCTCCTTAACAGTATCGCAGAGATTGGAAGCGATCGAGGCGGCTGAGAGAGACATCGAGAAGGAAATGCAGGAAATCGTCAAGGAGAAGCAAAAGATTTGG CAATTCTGGCGCAATACGAAGACACAACCGCTTTCCCGATATCTCCTTACATTACCACCTCTAAACTCTTCACTTTTGTTGGTTCTTCTCTGCTGTGctataaaaatcattttttgtctCTACATTCTCAGTATG TTGCTCCATTCCTATGATTCTCCTCTAATGTATTTGTTGTGTTTTATTGTTATACATATTGGATCAACATTTGCAACTGTCGAACTACTTATAATGCGCACAAAAA AAGTTTTATGGCTCTGTGCATTAGTTGACGCGACTGTTATTCTAATTGTACTGGTACTTTTGGCTATTATATCCACTACTAAAGAAGGTGAAGGTATCGTTCCGGTTGAAAGAGTGGCAGGAGTCTCCATTGTTATCGGG tttcttgaACTACTATGTCTTGTGCACTACTACCACATACAGTATACTATTCCAGCCgctaaaaaatcaatcaagaaAG TTCGACGTGAAGTTGAGTTACCGTGTACTTGCCGTATAGAACAGTCGGAAGATGTTAATAGTAGTACAAAAAGATCAACTCGAAGTCGAAG AAGTCAAAAAAGCCGGAAACGGTCCAGAAGTTCGAGACGTAGACATTCAGTTGAGTTGGAGAGACCTACCCGCTACGAACCATGTTACTGTTCATGTGAGCGTGAGAGACGAGTCAGGGAAATACCAATAAGAAAAGTGTCCCATGAGGGTCCCCATGAATAT AGAGAGGTGCCAAGAGGATACACAAGATGCGAATATTCATGCTCCTG TTCATCGCCTCCTATGCGTTATGTGAGAAATCCATACACAGGAGAAATTCGCAGACTTTCACATTCGTCCTTGTAA
- a CDS encoding hypothetical protein (NECATOR_CHRII.G7920.T1), translated as MTSNPQPTSSVPKAENKKDESPKNLLASNAAIKKDENPMILSAPKSQNKKDENPDVLSNLKEEEEKEERKSRGEKSRLSCKRKKVKGRRKSLKDQSQEVPRSPKEEKQKKRKKSRGKKSKLSCKRKKENGQRKPLKDQCQVFALDDVPTPSRTPRSSLSLTVSQRLEAIEAAERDIEKEMQEIVKEKQKIWQFWRNTKTQPLSRYLLTLPPLNSSLLLVLLCCAIKIIFCLYILSMLLHSYDSPLMYLLCFIVIHIGSTFATVELLIMRTKKVLWLCALVDATVILIVLVLLAIISTTKEGEGIVPVERVAGVSIVIGFLELLCLVHYYHIQYTIPAAKKSIKKVRREVELPCTCRIEQSEDVNSSTKRSTRSRRSQKSRKRSRSSRRRHSVELERPTRYEPCYCSCERERRVREIPIRKVSHEGPHEYREVPRGYTRCEYSCSCSSPPMRYVRNPYTGEIRRLSHSSL; from the exons ATGACATCAAATCCACAACCGACTTCATCCGTCCCAAAAGCTGAGAATAAGAAAGACGAAAGTCCGAAAAATCTGCTTGCTTCAAATGCTGCaataaagaaagatgaaaaccCCATGATCTTGTCAGctccaaaatctcaaaataAGAAGGATGAAAATCCAGACGTCTTGTCCAATCtaaaagaggaagaggagaaagaagaaaggaagtcAAGAGGCGAAAAATCGAGATTGTCATGTAAGAGGAAGAAAGTAAAAGGACGAAGAAAGTCGCTGAAGGATCAGTCTCAAG aagTTCCGAGAAGTCCAAAGgaggaaaagcagaaaaaacgaaagaagtcaAGAggtaaaaaatcgaaattgtcatgtaaaaggaagaaagaaaacggacAGAGGAAGCCGCTGAAGGATCAGTGTCAAG TTTTTGCACTCGATGATGTACCAACACCTTCACGAACGCCAAGATCCAGCCTCTCCTTAACAGTATCGCAGAGATTGGAAGCGATCGAGGCGGCTGAGAGAGACATCGAGAAGGAAATGCAGGAAATCGTCAAGGAGAAGCAAAAGATTTGG CAATTCTGGCGCAATACGAAGACACAACCGCTTTCCCGATATCTCCTTACATTACCACCTCTAAACTCTTCACTTTTGTTGGTTCTTCTCTGCTGTGctataaaaatcattttttgtctCTACATTCTCAGTATG TTGCTCCATTCCTATGATTCTCCTCTAATGTATTTGTTGTGTTTTATTGTTATACATATTGGATCAACATTTGCAACTGTCGAACTACTTATAATGCGCACAAAAA AAGTTTTATGGCTCTGTGCATTAGTTGACGCGACTGTTATTCTAATTGTACTGGTACTTTTGGCTATTATATCCACTACTAAAGAAGGTGAAGGTATCGTTCCGGTTGAAAGAGTGGCAGGAGTCTCCATTGTTATCGGG tttcttgaACTACTATGTCTTGTGCACTACTACCACATACAGTATACTATTCCAGCCgctaaaaaatcaatcaagaaAG TTCGACGTGAAGTTGAGTTACCGTGTACTTGCCGTATAGAACAGTCGGAAGATGTTAATAGTAGTACAAAAAGATCAACTCGAAGTCGAAG AAGTCAAAAAAGCCGGAAACGGTCCAGAAGTTCGAGACGTAGACATTCAGTTGAGTTGGAGAGACCTACCCGCTACGAACCATGTTACTGTTCATGTGAGCGTGAGAGACGAGTCAGGGAAATACCAATAAGAAAAGTGTCCCATGAGGGTCCCCATGAATAT AGAGAGGTGCCAAGAGGATACACAAGATGCGAATATTCATGCTCCTG TTCATCGCCTCCTATGCGTTATGTGAGAAATCCATACACAGGAGAAATTCGCAGACTTTCACATTCGTCCTTGTAA
- a CDS encoding hypothetical protein (NECATOR_CHRII.G7920.T2) produces the protein MCPLRLQESLMGSSAGAKQSPPPAPSKGGGDGESPAAEAPTVDSRLPYPNFRELFTLKNYWKTIRRNDKDCGKILLAKYLNQHPESTSLYPKLKNIDGATVDVSCNNPGFETVAANYLKVFDDVISAVEEKPGDVQPACDRLIAVGKMHRTKVSDMQNSAFQDMEEPFLNMVKEALQDRFNEKAEGLYRKFFQFCLKYLLEGFNG, from the exons ATGTGTCCATTGCGACTCCAGGAATCGTTGATGGGATCCAGTGCTGGTGCTAAGCAATCACCTCCACCTGCACCATCGAAAGGTGGTGGTGACGGGGAATCGCCGGCGGCTGAAGCGCCTACTGTTGACTCGAGGCTACCGTATCCGAATTTTCGTGAACTGTTCACGTTGAAGAATTATTGGAAAACGATACGACGTAACGATAAGGATTGCGGGAAGATTTTGCTTGCCAa GTATCTAAATCAGCATCCCGAGAGCACCAGCCTATACCCGAAGTTAAAGAATATCGATGGAGCTACGGTGGATGTTTCATGCAATAATCCGGGATTTGAAACTGTTGCTGCTAATTACCTAAAG GTATTTGATGACGTAATAAGTGCTGTGGAGGAGAAACCTGGTGATGTACAACCGGCTTGTGATCGGTTAATAGCCGTTGGGAAGATGCACAGAACAAAG GTATCCGACATGCAAAATAGTGCGTTTCAAGATATGGAAGAACCGTTTCTCAACATGGTTAAAGAGGCGTTGCAAGACCGTTTCAATGAAAAAGCTGAAGGACTTTatcggaaattttttcaattttgcctaaaatatTTGTTAGAAGGTTTTAACGGTTGA
- a CDS encoding hypothetical protein (NECATOR_CHRII.G7919.T1) encodes MICALKVVGISLLLLATVVQSKPLVELYDKLVKKHNEVKNQQLLQFISKAVPYGIDPPNPKIAEYETFKSDKSANFVRDGNGNIVFRQFRRLRLADVLQRRGRTGI; translated from the exons ATGATCTGTGCGCTGAAGGTCGTTGGGATTTCTTTGTTGCTACTCGCCACAG TTGTTCAATCGAAGCCCTTAGTTGAATTGTACGACAAACTTGTAAAGAAGCATAACGAAGTCAAGAATCAACAACTCCTGCAGTTCATCTCAAAAGCCGTGCCCTACGGCATTGATCCACCGAACCCAAAAATTGCTGA GTATGAAACGTTCAAATCGGACAAATCCGCAAACTTTGTTCGTGACGGGAACGGCAACATCGTCTTCAGGCAGTTCCGTCGTTTACGGCTAGCTGAC GTGCTACAACGACGCGGACGCACCGGGatatag
- a CDS encoding hypothetical protein (NECATOR_CHRII.G7921.T1) encodes MRDRPVINVETYTICCGDGDEKKVDGCTIAVRNDYSNLVEEFNSTSSRYAVVRLRDPRERKLWIVSVHAPMETAGDNMERTSDNGDRLVDLYEQTGLTTASTLKRNHRRHQLTWQGSTLLTPEEQRKRKMRTLKLQLDYVLTRNIP; translated from the exons atgagagatcggcccgtcatcaacGTGGAAACTTACACCATATGCTGCGGCGATggtgatgagaagaaagtagatgGCTGcacgatagctgtgaggaacgattacagcaacctggtggaggaatttaactcaacgtcgtctagatacGCCGtcgtacgactgcgggatcccAGAgaacgtaaactctggatcgtaagtgtcCACGCACCTATGGAAACCGCTggggacaaca tggagcgcacgtcggacaacggtgaccgtctggtcgacttgtacgaacagacgggcctcaccACCGCTTCAACATtgaagaggaatcatcgacgccatcagctcacgtggcaagGGTCAActcttttaacgcctgaagagcagcgcaagcggaagatgaggactcttaagcttcagctcgactacgtcctgacgaggaacattccttaG